In Fragaria vesca subsp. vesca linkage group LG1, FraVesHawaii_1.0, whole genome shotgun sequence, the sequence ATGCATTGCCTTACTCTCTCCTATTTTTTTTTTGGACAGGGCATGAATTCAGATAATTCTACCGGGATTGCTCAACGTGCTAGACATCCTGATGAACTAAAACAAGAAGATGGAAAATGGATGATTGACATTGATTACTACTTGTCCCAACAGGTTTTTCCTTATTCATTGGCTGTGTTCCAAAACGTCATGAACCATGATCATTTGTATTGTACATTCTGTGTTTTGTCTGATGTCTTAATTTTTCTATGCAGATTCATCCCGTTGTATCACGACTTTGTGCTTCAATTCAGGGTACCAGTCCCCAACGCTTGGCTGATTGTTTAGGGATTGATTCATCCAAGGTAAAATTATCTCTTGCATACAGTACTGAAAGTGTGTGGCAGGATTTTCATGCTAATATTTTTTTTTTAATTGCAAATTTTCAGTTCAAAACTAATTCAAGTGAAGCTGTCAGAAATGATTCTTCCAGCTTGTTCTTTTCTACTGATGATGAAGACAGGTAACTTTATTGGTGCCTAATGGCAATGACTCCCCAGCCATCAGCTGAGTTTGTTTTGTTCTTATCTGGGCCTTTTTCCCCCATCTATCCAAAAGAAAAAATGGCGATGATTTCCAAGTTATCATGGGAAATCTCTTTGCTTGTTACATTATTTGTTTGGTGCTAATATTCAAAGCTAAAGAACTGCAGGCTGCCCAAAAATAAAAGTATAGTTCCAAAATATTAAAGAATATTGTTACTTTTGTCTAATGCATATAATATGCCTTTAGTTTTGAAATTCCAGTTTCTTTAAAACATTTAGTACACTTTCTGCAATTTTTCATCATATTGTACACTGAATCTTAAACTTCAAGTTTCAAATCTCAATAAACTAGGAAAATAATAGATCTATACAACTGATGATTGCAGATATCGGGATTGCAAGTCTTTGATCTTAGCATGTCCTAGCTGCTCTGGTACTTTTGATTGTCCAGCCATCTTCAACTCCATTGCAAAGTCAATCAGTGAAAAGCCAACAAGGCCACAAGGCGAGGAATCTTCCAGTGATTTTTGGTGCAGATTGCGCTGTCCAAAATGCCCAGAGGAAGGTGATGTGGGCAGACTGTCTCCTGTAATGATAGCAAATCAGGTATTTCTAACTCATCTATTTGTCCAGTTACTATTCACTGAAACAAGTGTCTTTTAGATCTCTTAAAATGGTGATTATGGTTTTAATTATCAAACATCATTAAGCGTCTTCTGAGAACTAGTACGAATCTTCAGGTCAAAAGGCAAGCAGACAGTTTTGTTTCAATGTACTACAAGGGCATAATGACGGTAATCTACCTCTTGTAGCATTCTTGGGACACACGATTAGCTGTGAGCTTTGTAATTATGGCCGCACTACATCACAATGTTGAATTGTCTTGCAGTGTGATGATGAAATTTGCAAATACACCACACGAAGTCTCAACCTCCGGCTTGTTGGTGATTCTGAGAGAGGAACAGTCTGTCCAAACTATCCCCACTGCAATGGGCGTCTTGTAAGGAAGGTGTGCATAGCTAACCTGTTGCAAAAAGCAGTATTTTTCTCTGTTTAGTTTCACTCAACTAACCATCTTTGTTATGAATGTACCATTTACTAGTACACGGAAGCTGATCTATACAAGCAGCTCTCATTTTTCTGTCACATCTTGGATACAGTACGTTGCATAGAAAAGGTAAACTAATCACTTTCTTCTCAAGCCATATCTCGTATCAGCTTGTCTCTTGGCATCCATTGATTTACTTACCTTTTCGCTGCAACTGGATTGGCAGATGGAACCTAAGACCAGACTGCTGGTCGAGCTAGAGTTGGCCAAAATTCGCCCAATTGTGACTTTGGCTGCCTCAACAGTTGAAAGAATTCGGGACCGTTGTGCCTACGGGTGGATACAGCTGCAAGATCTTTTTGTTACAGTTTAGACTGTTAAGCTGAGTTGATTTCCGCATCAGCGGTTTGAATTTAGTATAGTTCTGTATATATGTACACAGATGCATCTATCAGCACTACAAGTTTTACAACTATATTAGCTAGTGAAACAGTCTTATGGCATGATTACTTAAAGAGTAACCATATGTATTACAAGGCATTCAATAAAAAGTATTGTTAACGAGAATTTGTTTGGTCATGTGTTCTTTATGAGTTTGTAACAACCAGGAGATTAACAAGTCAAAAAGTTGTCGAATTGTGACATTGCAAACTTGGTTTGGGCTATTTCTGAGATAAATGTATGAAACACATGATCAGAAATAATAATAACCACAACAAATAATTAAAATATTAAGTTTTTCACTTCTATTTTGTCAGTGTTTACTTTTTACTCTTCACTCTTTTCATTTGACGTGTTCTCACCCGACTCGAACGCTATCTCCAAAAGGAAAAGGCTACTTCCATTTTGTACCATAGCTCTCTCATCCTCCTCATTTCAAGATTCTCACACAGCAAGGTCAGTTTCATCGCTCCCCATTTGGCTTTTGTTCCTAAGATTGTATGGGTTATCATATCATTTTGGTATGAGATAGTCTTATGTATTTGTTGGGTCTTCTGGGTTGTTTTAGCTGAGATCAGTTGAAACGAATATCTCTGTAACAACTCTATTTTGGGTTCCCATTCTTGTCTTTGATGCGATTCATTGTTTTCTCTGTCATTGTATGTTGTTGATGTACTTATAATGGGACGATTTCTTTGTTCTGTTTCTATGTGCTCCAGCTGCGTTTGTATGATATCTAGGATTGCTGGAATGCTGATATTAGTTTTCAGTCCTGAACTAGGATTGTGCTTAGTTTTCAATCCTATACACTTAGAACGACCCCCGCAAGCTGACACTAGGTACACGAGTGGTCAGCTTGAAACAAAAGGTAACATAAACAGACTGTACTTGGAGGAGGGGAACTGCTGCTGCTGGTTGATGTCGATTAGACGAGGAGATGGTTGCCTGATCCTGAGATGAGGGGAAGCATTTAGAAAGACATAGACTTGAATAAAGTTCAAGCAAAAAGCAATAACAAGGAAGAGAGACTTAATGAAGTAAACGCAAGAGAAGAATATGATGCATGGTGTTGTCAAATAAGTAAGGGAGAGAGTTTGCAAGCGTATGGAGAAGTGTTGTGAAACAAAAAAAATTTGAGATAGAGTGTTGTTTAGGGATTGATGGAGTTGTGTATCAACCATAAGAGAGATGAAACGGAGGAATGATTGCTGCGTCAGAAAAGAGAGGATTAAAGAAGTGAACAAAAAAAGTTTGGAACTCTGAATTTGAAAGAAAAGTGAAGAGAGGGAAAGAGAAGATAAGAGCCGATAGGCAAAGACTCCAAACTCCAAAGGATAAGATTTGCTTTGACTGAGAAACGAAAAGGTGGAAGTAAGAGACAGAGAGTATGAACAGAAGAGAAGGAATAAGAATTTAAAGAGAAATATAGAAAGTATATCTGAAATAGCTGAACAAGGATTGATGAAGAAAACTAAGTGAGGAGGAAAGATAGAAGAAGAAGATATGAAGTAGAAGAGTGATTGTTGCAGAAGAGCAGCCAATATAAAAAGAGAGATGCAGCAATGCTGATGCAGAAGAGAAGACTATTGTGTAATCAGAAAGTGAAACAAGGTCATGGTTGCTGTGCGGTGCTATGTGGAAGAGATAACAGGTAGAGAAGCTCGTATTCTGATATATGGAGGGTACCTAGACAAGAAAGATAGAACTTGATCTTCAAAAAGGGGAGAGCTTGAAGAGAGAAAAATGAGTTGAGAGGAAGGAGTTTCAGAAGGGGATGGATCCAAGTTGGTGTGATGAAGGGAATTAGATGACTATTAAGCAAGAGTTCAAAATGAATTGAGTTCCTCTTTTTTTTTTTTTTTTTTTGTAGATACATGCAAATTTTCTAGTATGATCAGAGGGAGTGAGAGATAAAATGAACTGAGAATGTGGTTGCTATTCTCCAGAAAAAAAATCTAAACTTAATGGAAGAAAGCTATAGAAGAAAAGGGTTGCTGGGATTTGGTGTGGGGAATTGAAACATGGTGCTTCTGCCATGATTGTGGTAGAAATATCAAGAGAAAAGGGGATTGGGACTGATATATTTTCTATTTATATATCAATTTTTCAGGCCTGATATTATTCTTAGTCAATAGAAGTGTTCAAGCCTGAATTAGGATTGTGCTTAGTTTCCAATCCTATACACTTAACAACATAGTGTTTGTAACATTTGTGTATATTAAATGCAGGATAAGTTGTTCCGATAAGGGAGCATTACTGGCCGGTGAGGATAAGGCAATACCATTTCTTAAAGGATACACTTTTTTCAGTAATGCTTGTGCTAATTTGGTGTTATGAGATGCCTCTCCTGAATTGAATGGATATATGCCGATTTTCCTTGCATAGTTTCCCGCTTTCCCTAAACCCTTTATCAATTATCATCAAGCCTGCTATTGTATTGCCATCCTCCTCAAGCTGTCCTCCTAGACTAGCTAAGTTCACACAGCTGTCACTCGTTCCCTCAAAACCAACTATATATAGTAGAGTCCGCTGTGCCTCCTCATATTCTTCATCAGCATCCTCGTCAATGGAAGCTCCACCTGAAGGTTACAGAAGGAATGCTGGGATCTGCCTCTTCAATGATTCAAAGAAGATTTTTGCTGCTTCAAGGTTAGATATACCTGATTCTTGGCAAATGCCACAGGGTGGCATTGATGAGGGTGAAGATCCAAGAACTGCAGCAATCAGGGAATTAAGAGAAGAGACAGGAGTTCAGTCAGCAGAAATTCTTGCAGAGACACCTCATTGGTTAACCTATGATTTCCCACCAGAAGCTAGAGCTAAACTTCAGAAACTGTGGGGATCAGATTGGAAGGGCCAAGCACAGAAGTGGTAAGTCACAGGATTCACAATTTATTTCATGTCGTGCAGCCTGCAACTTGTTTATTCATTACCCGGGAACAAAATTAGATGCTGGTTTTAACTTCAAAAAAACACCCATTGTCTGCTTTTACCATCAATAGAAGTTTAACCATTTAGCATGCTTTCAGTTTATGCAAGTCGCTTTTGTATATCGATCATCATGTCGAGAGTTCGCTTCATTAGTTAACAAAGGTTGTTCTGCTAAATCTCACATACATGTATGCGAAATTTCACAGGTTTCTTTTTAAGTTCACTGGGAAGGATGAAGAAGTCAATCTTCTAGGTGATGGCAGTGGAAAACCTGAGTTTGGCAAGTGGTCATGGATATCACCAGAACAAGTAGTTGATCTCGTGGGTTAACCTTACTCTACATTTTTGTTTCCTTTCCTTAATGCCTTTAACTCTAGATAGATTGTTTGAATAAATATTGTATGTGCTCTATCATATAACATTCACTCTTTCATTCTTATTTTTTCTGCAGGCTGTGGATTTTAAGAAGCCTGTTTACAAGAAAGTTTTCGCAGTTTTCGCACCCTATTTTCAATAAAAGTTAGGTCCTGCAATGGTACAAAGGCTTGTTCCTACAGGATATGACATCCATGTTACTCACTATGTGTAGAAATTAAATGGCATACTTTGATTTTCATTCATCTCTGAGACTAATAAATCTTCTTTTGTTTTGTTTAATTCAAGAGTTCTCTAGATATATTATACTTGTGATATTCCTTCATGTAGATATTTTGCCATTTTAATTAATAAGATTATGCTAAACCACTTTCTACCGACTGCACCTCTCCCTGTTAATTGTATCTAAATTCGAAAGAATTTAACGTATCATATTAAACATAAGCCAGTCTGATCAGCATCCCATTTTTGACTTAACAGTGTTCGCAATCTTCTTGTGTGTACAATAAGTGGCTTTGCATCCATAATGCAACCCTTGGAGCAAGTTTCATAATGCATACCGTGCTGTGTGCAGACTTGTTGTTATCTTGGTAAAGTACTGGAGCTTCGCATTACGTGAATTCTCCTTTGCCAACTCATATGTGAGCTTCTTCTATTCTGCAGGCAAAATAGCCGACATTCATATACTTTGAAATGTTCATGGTCACTAGATTTAAGAGGAGTTGATACAACCAGTGAAGAAAGTAACACTGTTGTTTTTCTGCCAGAGATCGTGTGTTATTCTCTTGTGTCTGGGTCAATCTGTTTCATAATTATACCAACATCTTAAAAAATAGCATGGTGCTGGGAGCAAAAACCAGAGAATAGGTTTGCCTTTTAGACTCGTGCATGTCAGCTGTTAATAGTAGCGTCTTCTTCCAGATACTGGGGCACTTGTCCCCGGTGCTACGGATTCTTTTGTGTATCTATTCTACATTTCCTAAGGGGGTTGTAGACAACAAGAGTTGACGGATAAGGGAGATCGGAGACCTGCAACCGATTAGGGGCAGGCTGCTCCGAGGTAGACACTATAGACTACCATTTGAGGAGAGTAACAGTAAAGAGAAACAAGTTTGTTTACCAAGTTTGAGGGGAGGCACTTGGAATCCAAACTAGTGGGATCTGATAATAATTGTGCCTTGCGACTTGAAATAGTAGTGCTTCCTTCTCCTAGCTCAAGAAAGTGTAAGACGGTGAAATCAATCAGAACATGGAACTATTACTAATTAACTATGGTTAAGCAAATTTTTCAGTACTATTCTGAATATTCTCACAATTGAAGAAAGAAAGAAACTATTTTTCAGTAAGATGTTTAACATTTGAAATTAAGAACAATAGAAATCATGTGAAGAACTATAATTACTTGTATTCTTGTTTCGGTCAT encodes:
- the LOC101312769 gene encoding nudix hydrolase 26, chloroplastic-like; this translates as MDICRFSLHSFPLSLNPLSIIIKPAIVLPSSSSCPPRLAKFTQLSLVPSKPTIYSRVRCASSYSSSASSSMEAPPEGYRRNAGICLFNDSKKIFAASRLDIPDSWQMPQGGIDEGEDPRTAAIRELREETGVQSAEILAETPHWLTYDFPPEARAKLQKLWGSDWKGQAQKWFLFKFTGKDEEVNLLGDGSGKPEFGKWSWISPEQVVDLAVDFKKPVYKKVFAVFAPYFQ